The following are encoded in a window of Staphylospora marina genomic DNA:
- a CDS encoding LCP family protein: MIERVDQSRIDRVRKKRKKKWTIRVVSMVLVTLLGIGLYFGAQIWGAFADSKTELSKSKLRGEQEVKIKEDPFTVLFIGTDQRKANSDDWRSDVLMVVAVNPKTNSAKVISIPRDSYVKIACTKRTKDKITHSSIWGHRTGYGPVECIRETVENFLHIPIDYYARINFKGFEDIVDALGGVDVVVEKEFKQAMIGGKIAHFTPGPQHLSGPEALAYVRCRKGNACGNDFGRNQRQREVVSQLIDKIVSLDGVTKFGEITKALGKNFEYSFDLTEMPSLMAVYKNIPKQNIETLQGEYYDMKVGSSLVIGWRQESLEQVRAALQQQLQFTPKQPLPADDHGQPGQETGESLDDGSGGIEDGE; the protein is encoded by the coding sequence ATGATCGAGAGAGTGGACCAAAGCCGGATCGACCGGGTCAGAAAAAAACGGAAAAAAAAGTGGACCATCCGGGTTGTTTCAATGGTTCTGGTGACCCTGCTGGGGATCGGCCTTTATTTCGGTGCGCAGATCTGGGGAGCCTTCGCGGACAGCAAGACGGAATTGTCCAAGTCCAAGCTGCGCGGCGAACAGGAAGTGAAGATCAAGGAGGATCCCTTCACGGTTCTGTTCATCGGCACCGACCAGCGAAAAGCCAATTCGGACGACTGGCGAAGCGACGTGCTGATGGTGGTGGCGGTCAACCCCAAAACCAACTCGGCGAAGGTGATCAGCATCCCGCGGGATTCATACGTGAAAATCGCCTGTACGAAGCGGACAAAGGACAAGATCACCCACTCCTCCATCTGGGGTCACAGAACGGGCTACGGGCCGGTGGAGTGCATCCGGGAAACCGTGGAAAACTTCCTCCACATCCCGATCGACTATTACGCCCGGATCAACTTCAAAGGATTTGAAGACATCGTCGACGCGCTCGGCGGCGTGGACGTGGTGGTTGAAAAAGAATTCAAGCAGGCCATGATCGGCGGAAAAATTGCCCATTTCACGCCGGGACCCCAGCACCTGAGCGGTCCGGAAGCGCTCGCTTACGTCCGCTGCCGGAAAGGTAACGCTTGCGGCAACGACTTCGGCCGCAACCAGCGCCAACGGGAAGTGGTCTCCCAGTTGATCGACAAAATCGTCAGCCTGGACGGCGTGACCAAATTCGGCGAAATCACCAAAGCACTGGGCAAAAACTTCGAATACAGCTTCGACCTGACGGAAATGCCCAGCCTGATGGCCGTATACAAGAACATTCCCAAACAAAACATCGAAACGTTGCAAGGCGAGTATTATGACATGAAAGTCGGATCCAGTTTGGTGATCGGGTGGAGGCAGGAATCCCTCGAGCAGGTGCGGGCGGCCTTGCAGCAACAATTGCAATTCACTCCCAAACAGCCGTTGCCGGCCGACGATCACGGCCAACCGGGCCAGGAAACCGGAGAGTCATTGGATGACGGATCCGGCGGCATCGAAGACGGCGAGTGA